In the genome of Pelodiscus sinensis isolate JC-2024 chromosome 3, ASM4963464v1, whole genome shotgun sequence, one region contains:
- the PRSS55 gene encoding serine protease 55 — translation MLLLTLWLLTAFMRNTHAECGLRPAYQPSPKESETAKGANAVSGEFPWQVSIQTKEKHFCGGSIISNWWILSAAHCFTKELPPDLYVALGAADLESHQVEKKKLDRLILHERFDSANMDNDVALILLDSPIEFSEQKMPICLPLVRDLHTWEGCWVAGWGASVAGDKMKLTNLLKKMEMKLIGKKQCSAWVPQLTENMLCAGYADGGKEACQGDRGGPLVCTYGNIKRWFAVGIVSWGEGCRKKEHPGIYTFIFNYLAWIQAETAREGKPFIPEGLDNITISRRLHSGASKRPLPPGSLLLFFSLFLFF, via the exons ATGCTTCTCCTTACCCTTTGGCTTCTAACGGCCTTTATGAGAAACACACATGCAG AATGTGGCCTCAGGCCCGCTTACCAACCGTCCCCGAAAGAGTCTGAGACCGCGAAGGGCGCGAACGCCGTGTCGGGAGAGTTCCCCTGGCAAGTGAGCATCCAGACCAAGGAGAAGCATTTTTGCGGAGGGTCAATTATAAGCAACTGGTGGATTTTGTCTGCGGCACATTGTTTCACGAAAGAACT CCCGCCAGACCTGTATGTGGCGCTGGGAGCAGCCGACTTGGAAAGCCACCAGGTGGAGAAGAAAAAGCTGGACCGGCTGATTCTGCATGAGCGCTTCGATAGCGCCAACATGGACAACGACGTCGCCTTGATCCTGCTCGACTCGCCCATAGAGTTCAGTGAACAGAAAATGCCCATCTGCTTGCCCCTCGTACGGGACCTTCACACCTGGGAGGGCTGCTGGGTCGCTGGCTGGGGAGCCTCAGTTGCAG GGGACAAGATGAAATTAACCAACCTGCTAAAGAAAATGGAGATGAAGCTGATCGGCAAGAAGCAGTGCTCTGCGTGGGTCCCCCAGCTCACAGAGAACATGCTGTGCGCCGGCTACGCGGACGGAGGGAAGGAGGCCTGCCAG GGAGACCGCGGGGGACCTTTGGTTTGCACTTATGGGAACATCAAGAGGTGGTTTGCAGTTGGCATAGTCAGCTGGGGAGAAGGCTGCAGGAAAAAAGAGCATCCTGGAATATATACTTTCATTTTCAACTACTTGGCGTGGATACAAGCAGAGACAGCCCGGGAAGGGAAACCTTTCATTCCCGAAGGGCTGGATAACATCACGATTTCCAGACGGCTGCATTCAGGTGCTAGCAAGAGACCTCTGCCTCCTGGATCTTTGCTcctctttttttctctgtttctATTTTTCTAG